CAGCGCAATTTGTCAAGCATTTTGGTAGATACGGTGATATTATTGATTCTGTGATAATGAAGGATCGTAAGACAGGGCAACCCCGTGGATTCGGGTTTGTGACTTATGCAGACCCCTCTGTGGTTGATAAAGTCATTGACGACACTCATATTATTAATGGGAAACAAGTAGGGTTTGTGTTGGGGGCCAACATTGAGCTAGGTTATAGGTTTTTTATTTCTAGAATTAAGTTGCTATTGCTTCAGTTGTTGACTTGATTTACTGGTGTTTGATGTGGTTTTGGCACCATATATAGGTGGAAATTAAGCGTACTATTCCAAAGGGTGCTATTGGCTCTAAGGATTTCAAGACTAAGAAGATTTTTGTCGGGGGGATCCCTACAACCATGAATGAAGGTGATTTGATTTGTATTCTGCCACAATGAGGGTTGTTTGCATAGAAATTCTAAATGGTGGGCTATATGTTTGTTATAAATGGGCAGATGAGTTCAGGGACTTCTTTACACAATATGGAGAGGTCAAGGAACACCAAATCATGCGGGACCATTCCACTAGTCGTTCTCGTGGATTTGGATTTATTACCTTCGACACGGAGCAAGCTGTTGACGATCTATTGTCCAGGGGTAACAGATTGGAAATGGCAGGAGCTCAGGTCACCCACTGAATATACATATCTTCTAACCAGCTTAGTAATTGAAATTCTTGTATTTTATAACTGTTATGCTGCCCTTATTTCTAAAATCAACCTTAAGAGATCGTGAAGCATTAGAATTTAAGTTCATGTTTCTTTCTTATAGGTGGAGATCAAGAAGGCAGAGCCAAAGAAGCCAAACCCACCACCTGCACCATCCAGGCGTTATAATGATTCAAGGTCCACATTTGGTGGTGGGTTCAGGGATGGATATAGTGGATTTGGAGAAGGTAGCTttagtggtggtggtggtggtggtggtggtggttatAGGTCTGGTGGGCCTTATGGTGGCAGGGGGAGTGCTTATGGTGGGTACGGTGGAAGTGAATTTGGTGGTTATGGAGGATATGGTGTTGGTGGTGGAATGGCGTCTTACAGGGAAGATTCGTACCTTGGATACTCAGGTCGTTATGGAGGAGGCTTTAGTAGAGGTTATGATCTAGGAGGTGGTTATGGTGGACCTGGTGATAGTTATGGGGgatatggtggtggtggtggtgctgcTGGTGGCTATGGGAGTAGCTATGATGGCAGCCTTGGCAGTGGATATGGAGGTGGTAGTGGCTCCTTCTATGGGAGCAGAGGGGGCTATGGTGGTGCAGGGAGTGGGCGATATCATCCTTACGCAAGATAGAAATTGGCATCCAAGGAAGAATTCTTAGGATTATAATTGTAACTGGCAGATGCTAAGTTGTCTCACTTTGTAGCATTGAATCTTAAGTTTGTTGGCAAATGTGTTcagaattattctattttgtcAAGGAGGTGCTTGGAaaccttttcttcttcatttgaatGTTTTGCCCTTTCTGTACTTGGGAGTACAATATATAAAAGATTTTAATTTGAACTGTCATTTGATCCTATCAGCGAGCTACAAATTGTACGGAGAATATTATCTGGTTCTGGAAATGGTACCTTTGTAGACTCCAGTGTGGTTCGCTAATCTTTTTTTTGGTTCAGTCACGAGAGTTCTAAAGGGATACAGGTCATTGAATTTAGAATTGTAATACTTTTTGGGCaagatttattgttattttaattgCACAATGTTGCAAGCAATCTGCCTGCTGCCACTCTATTTCAATCTTGTCCGACGCTGAATTGAAAGTTGGTGCGAGCGTGAAGAGATATACATATGATTGTATCAGTTGGGTTGGATGTTTGAAAATGTGTTATGATCGGTAGATTTCGTATATTATTACGTGGGGGGCATGAGAGGCGTACCAAACACGTAATGGACCATTCTGAAggattattattttcattttaggttttattattctctttctatgttaaatatattagttcGACTAACTACTTAAATAGAAAGCCGTAAATACCAATCACCCTAGATTTGAATTTCCTCGTTCCTGTTCTTAAGGCTATTAGTTGAggataatttttacttaaatttcTCTATAGGTACACTTGCCAAAAATTCTTTTAACtctaaaattaatcaaatactTATGCCGAATATTcggtttcaataaataaataaataaaccaatacaaAGTTATTTAATTAGTGTGACTGAGATTTCTATTTAGTTGTTAGAGTGCATTGAGATCAATTCAGTTTAAGTTGATTTTAAGCTgagtctaatatttaaatacgcAACTCTTAAATCATAAACTCTTCTTAGTTTAAAATCTTCTCACACGTgatattcacaatattttttaactcaatactTTTTTACATATAGGactcacaacctttttcaatttttcataaacaaatctaaactcatcttaacatctaaacgcatctaaattcattttaggtgattctcacaaaaattatttcactattttaacttattactaattataaaaaactcaacttattcctactcaacattcaaacgtagtttaaaataataaaacagcATTTCTATGTACCATTGCAATCGTCTACAAAGGGTAGGCTTCGGATTGAATTTGGGCAGGTCAACTTGAAGCCCATGGGCCACTCTGTTAAAGAAGAAAATTCCAAGGAAACTCTCGAAAAgcccattttctttctttcttgacccaaaaataaaattaaataaatttattaaaaaaaaaggaggaaaatgAAAACCAAATTTCTTTTGTGCTCCTTATTCATGCCAGAAAAAGATCTTCCATTTCTCTGGCTTTCCTTCGCTTCTCCTTTCTTCAAACTGGCCACAGAGACACgaacacacagagagagaatgGCAATGGCGTCGTGGAGCTCAGCAATTCATTCAGAGGTTTTTCCAAtcgcttttatttttcttatttaatcattaatgtTCTGGGATCCGGTTCTCaactcttattttcttttctatttttctattttgtttatatCAGAGACAGGTGCTCCAAGTCCAAGTTTTCTgtagaaagaaagataaaaacaGAGACAACTTCCACCCCTATAAAGTTATCGAAATTACGCCTCCCCCCAGGAACCTTGGCATTCGTTGCTTCCCCTCCGTATGCTCCGTACACCActgcttttctttattttttatctttccttttataaatgttattttttggaTTATATTCCTTATCTAATGCGTAATCTCAGGGGCTCTCATTCTTAAATGCATCCGAAACTACTGTAATAATCTGAgacttttaaactaattttagaCTAAAAGCTTGGAAATGGTTCtgattattgttttatttgGCCGATAATAAACTTGAGAAATGCTTTAGGGCTGGCTTGGAttaagaaatgagatgagatggttttagataaaagttgaataaaatattattagaatattattttttaatattattattgttttgggatttgaaaatgttgaattgttaattatattgtgggagaatttgagaaagttataatgatgaaatgagatgaaacactctCTAAATCCAAATGAGCCTCTAGCtataaaaagatttcataaaagtaaattcatagaCTTACATAGATTGGTATGATACATTAAATTGTAAAGCAAATCTAAtgtgtaaagtagatctaatgttagattgtaaagtagATGTATCATATGAAGTAGATTGTAAAGTAGATGTATCATATGAAGTAGATTGTAAAGTAGATGTATCATATGAAGTAGATTGTAAAGTAGATGTATCATATGAAGTCATGTAGGTGTCGATCAAAATTTGTATCTGATGTGTCTGGGCCT
The genomic region above belongs to Carya illinoinensis cultivar Pawnee chromosome 4, C.illinoinensisPawnee_v1, whole genome shotgun sequence and contains:
- the LOC122306946 gene encoding heterogeneous nuclear ribonucleoprotein A1, A2/B1 homolog translates to MDSHANEAVSDRETSDVKYSDLREEDDKSQPHTGDGASAGKIFIGGLARETTDAQFVKHFGRYGDIIDSVIMKDRKTGQPRGFGFVTYADPSVVDKVIDDTHIINGKQVEIKRTIPKGAIGSKDFKTKKIFVGGIPTTMNEDEFRDFFTQYGEVKEHQIMRDHSTSRSRGFGFITFDTEQAVDDLLSRGNRLEMAGAQVEIKKAEPKKPNPPPAPSRRYNDSRSTFGGGFRDGYSGFGEGSFSGGGGGGGGGYRSGGPYGGRGSAYGGYGGSEFGGYGGYGVGGGMASYREDSYLGYSGRYGGGFSRGYDLGGGYGGPGDSYGGYGGGGGAAGGYGSSYDGSLGSGYGGGSGSFYGSRGGYGGAGSGRYHPYAR
- the LOC122306947 gene encoding uncharacterized protein LOC122306947; translation: MKTKFLLCSLFMPEKDLPFLWLSFASPFFKLATETRTHRERMAMASWSSAIHSERQVLQVQVFCRKKDKNRDNFHPYKVIEITPPPRNLGIRCFPSNLQCGESVTIEGQAYTISAVTHRYQLRKGKYEPSEKRLDVLSTGRYILNLYLESLLEQS